One genomic segment of Kiritimatiella glycovorans includes these proteins:
- a CDS encoding YkgJ family cysteine cluster protein has product MDHMDNMEHFRCRRCGQCCRRRGYVWLETHDVERLAEFLGIDTDTFLDRFTRIAGRARDLSLIENDDGSCVFLKNGRCEVYQARPLQCRTFPWAWGQDDPECPGLAELR; this is encoded by the coding sequence ATGGATCATATGGATAACATGGAACACTTCCGGTGCCGCCGCTGCGGCCAATGCTGCCGACGCCGCGGCTACGTGTGGCTCGAAACGCACGATGTCGAACGCCTCGCGGAATTTCTCGGCATCGACACCGACACGTTCCTCGACCGGTTTACCCGCATCGCCGGCCGGGCACGCGATCTCAGCCTCATCGAAAACGACGACGGAAGCTGCGTGTTCCTGAAAAACGGACGCTGCGAAGTCTACCAGGCCCGCCCACTCCAGTGCCGCACGTTCCCCTGGGCCTGGGGACAGGACGATCCCGAATGCCCCGGACTGGCGGAGTTGAGGTGA
- the fabZ gene encoding 3-hydroxyacyl-ACP dehydratase FabZ — protein MMETKEIMEVLPHRYPFLLVDRVVECDDEKRIVGIKNLTINEPYFQGHFPGEPVMPGVLQLEAMAQVGGILLNKLGSRAGQIAYFTSIERAKFRRMVVPGDQMRIEVTFLKHRLKMAKVEGRVLVDGERVCEAELMFTIGA, from the coding sequence ATTATGGAGACGAAGGAGATCATGGAGGTGCTCCCGCACCGCTATCCCTTTCTGCTCGTCGACCGCGTGGTCGAGTGCGACGACGAAAAGCGGATCGTCGGGATCAAGAATCTGACGATCAACGAGCCCTATTTCCAGGGCCACTTCCCCGGCGAGCCGGTGATGCCGGGCGTCCTGCAGCTCGAAGCCATGGCCCAGGTGGGCGGCATCCTGCTCAACAAGCTCGGCTCGCGCGCGGGCCAGATCGCCTACTTTACCTCGATCGAGCGCGCGAAATTCCGGCGCATGGTCGTGCCGGGCGACCAGATGCGCATCGAGGTCACCTTCCTGAAACATCGTCTCAAGATGGCTAAAGTGGAGGGCCGCGTGCTTGTCGACGGAGAACGGGTGTGCGAGGCGGAACTGATGTTCACGATCGGGGCGTAA
- the lpxA gene encoding acyl-ACP--UDP-N-acetylglucosamine O-acyltransferase, with the protein MSGIHPSAIVAEEARIGSGVEIGPCAVIGPEAALDEGVRVLAHAVVDGRTEIGPQCVIHPFARVGGQTQDLKFKGGKPGVRVGARTTIREYVTINAATNDNEFTEVGEDCLIMAYNHIAHCCRLGRGVILTNACQVAGHVEIEDYAVVEGMCGIVQFTRIGRMAFVGGMSKVTKDVPPFMLGTGNPFEVRGINRVGMERRGVSEAVRRELKEAFRMLYRSDRSVSRAVEEIRAQGSDGEEIRHLLAFIESSKKGITRNGPGS; encoded by the coding sequence ATGAGCGGTATTCATCCCAGCGCCATCGTGGCCGAGGAGGCCCGAATCGGCAGCGGTGTGGAGATCGGCCCCTGTGCCGTGATCGGGCCGGAGGCTGCACTGGACGAGGGCGTCCGCGTGCTGGCGCACGCGGTGGTCGACGGACGGACGGAAATCGGGCCGCAATGCGTGATCCATCCCTTCGCCCGCGTCGGCGGGCAGACGCAGGATCTCAAATTCAAGGGCGGGAAACCGGGCGTGCGGGTCGGCGCGCGTACCACGATCCGCGAATACGTCACCATCAACGCCGCGACCAACGACAACGAGTTCACCGAGGTGGGCGAGGACTGTCTGATCATGGCCTACAATCACATCGCTCACTGCTGCCGCCTGGGCCGGGGCGTGATCCTGACCAATGCGTGCCAGGTCGCGGGGCATGTGGAGATCGAGGACTACGCGGTGGTCGAGGGGATGTGCGGAATCGTCCAGTTCACCCGCATCGGACGCATGGCGTTTGTCGGCGGCATGTCCAAGGTGACCAAGGACGTGCCGCCGTTCATGCTCGGAACCGGCAACCCCTTCGAAGTGCGCGGGATCAACCGCGTGGGTATGGAGCGACGCGGCGTCAGCGAAGCGGTGCGCCGCGAACTCAAGGAGGCCTTCCGGATGCTGTACCGATCCGATCGCTCCGTATCCCGGGCGGTCGAGGAGATCCGTGCACAAGGGTCAGACGGCGAGGAGATCCGGCACCTGCTCGCATTCATCGAGTCCTCGAAAAAGGGCATTACCCGTAACGGTCCCGGATCATGA
- the aroB gene encoding 3-dehydroquinate synthase translates to MTRELSVELGERGYPIRIGPGLLENLGPEVAATGLKGRGLVLTDETVFRRYGERCVASLAGVCEPRVLSVPAGEKSKCRDTLFEVYDAMLEHGMDRGSFLVALGGGVVGDLGGYAAASYLRGIPFVQVPTTLLAMVDSSVGGKTGINLPQGKNLVGAFHQPRLVLADTETLKSLDARPFRAGMAEVVKYGVIRDRALFELLERSAKDFAAGVCPDMDLSGEEGSRLGEVIEQCCRIKADVVAEDEREGGLRAILNFGHTLAHALENSGGYSDWLHGEAVAVGMVYAARLSTQLHGLPAEEAGRIEGLLQALGLPVRTPGADWSVLRDIMGRDKKVRDGRVRFVLADRIGHAEPGFEAPGETLESVWREMAR, encoded by the coding sequence ATGACCCGCGAACTCAGCGTCGAACTCGGCGAACGCGGCTACCCCATCCGCATCGGACCCGGGCTGCTCGAAAACCTCGGCCCGGAGGTCGCCGCCACCGGTCTTAAAGGGCGCGGCCTGGTCCTGACGGACGAAACGGTTTTCCGCCGCTATGGGGAGCGTTGCGTCGCCTCGCTGGCCGGGGTCTGCGAGCCCCGGGTGCTGAGCGTGCCGGCGGGCGAAAAGAGCAAATGTCGTGACACGCTCTTCGAGGTCTACGACGCGATGCTCGAACACGGCATGGACCGCGGGAGTTTTCTCGTCGCCCTCGGCGGCGGAGTCGTCGGCGATCTCGGCGGCTACGCGGCCGCGTCGTATCTGCGCGGCATACCGTTCGTGCAGGTTCCGACGACCCTGCTCGCGATGGTGGACAGCTCCGTCGGCGGGAAAACCGGCATCAATCTTCCGCAGGGCAAGAACCTGGTCGGCGCTTTTCACCAGCCGCGGCTCGTGCTGGCCGATACGGAAACGCTGAAGTCGCTCGACGCCCGTCCGTTCCGCGCGGGCATGGCCGAAGTGGTCAAATACGGCGTCATCCGCGATCGGGCCCTGTTTGAGCTGTTGGAACGGAGCGCGAAGGATTTCGCGGCGGGCGTGTGCCCGGACATGGATCTCTCCGGCGAAGAGGGAAGTCGGCTGGGCGAGGTCATTGAGCAGTGCTGCCGGATCAAGGCGGACGTGGTGGCGGAAGACGAGCGCGAAGGCGGGCTGCGCGCGATCCTCAATTTCGGCCACACCCTCGCGCACGCCCTGGAGAATTCCGGCGGGTACTCGGACTGGCTCCATGGCGAGGCGGTCGCGGTCGGCATGGTCTACGCCGCCCGCCTGTCGACGCAGCTGCACGGCCTGCCCGCCGAGGAGGCGGGGCGGATCGAAGGTCTGTTGCAGGCGCTCGGCCTCCCGGTTCGCACGCCGGGCGCCGACTGGTCTGTGTTGCGGGACATCATGGGTCGGGACAAGAAAGTCCGCGACGGCCGGGTGCGGTTTGTCCTCGCCGACCGCATCGGGCACGCCGAACCCGGTTTCGAGGCCCCCGGCGAGACGCTCGAATCGGTCTGGCGGGAAATGGCGCGCTAG
- the dprA gene encoding DNA-processing protein DprA, with protein MDERESLIALNMVERLGPVRVRALIDTLGDAHAILHASPEDLARASGIGPSLAATIARQCRGIDLDRELRRVARAGAHIVTPLDDDYPAALREIYDPPLALYVRGALPRSDPRAVAVVGSRRCTAYGRACADRLACALSRAGCCVVSGLARGIDTAAHRAALKAGGRTVAVLGSGLERLYPAENASLAEEIAETGAVISEFPMTQDADKWTFPCRNRVISGLSAGTLVVEADERSGAMHTADAALEQGRSVFAVPGRIDSASSRGTHRLIKNGACLVDSIDDIVHEFELLFPEGAAPEPAAARPDTALSTEERRVVEALWEESMDVDRLARKAGMPSHRVSGLLMGLVMKHVIRLLPGRRVELDASLRGMNEEGGGL; from the coding sequence ATGGACGAACGTGAGTCGCTTATCGCCCTGAACATGGTGGAGCGGCTGGGCCCGGTGCGGGTCCGCGCGCTGATCGACACGCTGGGGGACGCGCACGCGATTTTACACGCTTCGCCGGAGGATCTGGCCCGCGCGTCCGGCATCGGTCCCTCGCTCGCGGCGACGATCGCCCGCCAGTGCCGCGGGATCGACCTCGATCGCGAACTGCGCCGCGTGGCGCGGGCCGGCGCGCATATCGTCACCCCGCTGGACGACGACTATCCTGCGGCGCTGCGCGAAATTTACGATCCGCCCCTCGCGCTGTACGTGCGCGGCGCGCTGCCGCGCAGCGATCCCCGCGCTGTCGCCGTCGTCGGTTCACGCCGATGCACGGCGTACGGACGCGCCTGCGCGGACCGGCTGGCCTGCGCCCTGTCACGCGCGGGGTGCTGTGTGGTCAGCGGACTGGCGCGCGGGATCGATACCGCCGCCCATCGCGCGGCGCTCAAGGCCGGCGGCCGCACGGTCGCCGTGCTCGGTTCCGGGCTGGAGCGGCTGTATCCCGCCGAGAACGCCTCGCTCGCGGAGGAGATCGCGGAGACCGGCGCCGTGATCAGTGAGTTTCCGATGACGCAGGACGCGGACAAGTGGACGTTCCCCTGTCGGAACCGCGTGATCAGCGGGCTTTCGGCGGGCACGCTGGTCGTGGAGGCGGACGAGCGGAGCGGGGCCATGCACACCGCCGACGCCGCGCTGGAACAGGGGCGGAGCGTGTTCGCGGTGCCCGGCCGGATCGACTCCGCGTCGTCGCGCGGCACCCACCGGCTGATAAAAAACGGCGCCTGTCTTGTTGACAGCATCGACGACATCGTCCATGAGTTCGAGCTTCTCTTCCCCGAAGGCGCGGCGCCGGAGCCCGCCGCGGCGCGTCCGGACACCGCGCTTTCAACGGAGGAACGGCGCGTGGTCGAAGCCCTCTGGGAGGAGAGCATGGACGTGGACCGGCTCGCCCGGAAAGCCGGCATGCCCTCGCACCGGGTCAGCGGCCTGCTCATGGGGCTCGTCATGAAGCACGTGATCCGCCTCCTTCCGGGGCGGCGGGTCGAACTGGACGCCTCGCTGCGGGGCATGAACGAAGAAGGCGGAGGACTATGA
- the topA gene encoding type I DNA topoisomerase yields MSKYLVIVESPAKAKKIGQILGPEYTVKASMGHVRDLPEKRLGVRVQDRYQPDYVSTGRGKKVLADLKKAAGQSEAVYLAPDPDREGEAIAWHLYEEMKDAVPEDRFYRVAYNEITPAAIRKAFGNPGRIDMNRVNSQQARRVIDRLVGFKGSPVVSRSLRGASSVGRVQTVALRLVVSREEQIRAFTPETYWLLGAEVRRVEEPLDPFRVRLHKIDEDPVGVKDRMLQKGAIRTKEQLDAVCADLDRADWRVAEIKEREVRKRPRPPFITSTLQQAASNVLSFNPGRTMRVAQRLYEAGLITYMRTDSVAVAQSAREECRAYIEQTWGKEYRPDKPNAYRSRGSAQEAHEAIRPTETGVTADSLGDAGAEDRKLYDLIWRRFVASQMSPARIAQKTVDIAVSGEHDYLFRASASDVLFPGYMKATGIEKNKSDDQNGDAEKPLPPLAQGDGLERLDWVTEEKQTQPPARYTEASLIRAMEENGVGRPSTYAAIIEKLDERNYVGREKRSLIPTEVGEKLIHLVRQTAEKLEKQNQIDLFEVNFTADMEDKLDRVEEGEVEWTEMLDRFYPSLTEWIAEARGRVEPERVRPYLEALEHVSQWNPPVKRGRRTYDDAQTVKDMRERVEQGEEFTDRQFEMLHRMACRYIDQIPQSFVDQLGLEAPEKPRDETRRKIELLSGVEFEAPREVGKRTFDDEKFHRSLASQVEQGKRLSDRQIAALDRMLRKYRDQIPDWEKEKTALGLDEKEEGANGETAQRILDLFQSVSEWAEPQKRGKRTFDDQSFYGSLRDHLKSRGALSDRQLAALKKMAARYAAQIPDYEQKQQELDLPPPRKTRTPKKK; encoded by the coding sequence ATGAGCAAGTATCTGGTAATTGTTGAATCGCCGGCCAAGGCCAAAAAGATCGGCCAGATTCTCGGGCCGGAATACACGGTCAAGGCATCGATGGGCCATGTGCGCGACCTCCCGGAGAAGCGGCTGGGCGTGCGGGTGCAGGACCGCTACCAGCCGGATTACGTGTCGACCGGCCGCGGCAAGAAAGTGCTCGCGGATCTGAAAAAGGCGGCCGGTCAGAGCGAGGCCGTCTATCTGGCCCCCGACCCGGACCGGGAGGGGGAGGCGATCGCCTGGCACCTGTACGAGGAGATGAAGGACGCGGTGCCCGAAGACCGCTTCTACCGCGTGGCCTATAACGAGATCACCCCCGCCGCCATCCGGAAGGCCTTCGGGAATCCGGGGCGCATCGACATGAACCGCGTGAATTCGCAGCAGGCGCGGCGCGTGATCGACCGCCTCGTCGGGTTCAAGGGCAGCCCTGTCGTCAGCCGCAGCCTCCGGGGTGCGTCCAGTGTCGGCCGGGTCCAGACCGTGGCCCTTCGTCTGGTCGTCTCCCGCGAGGAACAGATTCGCGCGTTCACTCCTGAAACCTACTGGCTGCTCGGGGCCGAGGTGCGCCGGGTGGAGGAGCCGCTCGACCCGTTTCGCGTGCGGCTGCACAAGATCGACGAAGACCCGGTGGGCGTGAAGGACCGCATGCTGCAGAAGGGGGCGATCCGGACGAAGGAGCAGCTCGATGCGGTGTGCGCCGATCTGGATCGCGCGGACTGGCGCGTGGCGGAGATCAAGGAGCGCGAGGTCAGGAAGCGCCCCCGCCCGCCGTTCATCACCAGTACCCTGCAGCAGGCGGCGTCCAACGTGCTCAGTTTCAACCCCGGCCGGACCATGCGCGTCGCCCAGCGCCTCTACGAGGCCGGCCTGATCACCTACATGCGAACCGATTCGGTCGCGGTCGCCCAGTCGGCCCGCGAGGAATGCCGCGCGTATATCGAACAGACGTGGGGGAAGGAATACCGTCCGGACAAACCCAACGCCTACCGCAGCCGCGGCAGCGCCCAGGAGGCGCACGAGGCCATCCGCCCGACGGAGACCGGCGTGACCGCCGACAGCCTCGGGGATGCCGGCGCCGAGGACCGCAAACTCTATGACCTGATCTGGCGTCGGTTCGTCGCCAGCCAGATGTCTCCCGCGCGCATCGCGCAGAAAACCGTCGATATCGCCGTCTCGGGCGAACACGACTACCTGTTCCGCGCCTCCGCCTCGGACGTGCTTTTCCCTGGGTACATGAAGGCGACCGGCATCGAGAAAAACAAAAGCGACGATCAGAACGGCGACGCCGAAAAGCCGCTGCCGCCGCTCGCGCAGGGCGACGGCCTCGAACGGCTGGACTGGGTCACCGAAGAAAAACAGACCCAGCCGCCCGCGCGATATACCGAGGCGAGCCTTATCCGCGCCATGGAGGAAAACGGCGTCGGCCGGCCGAGCACGTACGCCGCGATCATCGAAAAACTCGACGAGCGCAATTACGTCGGGCGCGAAAAGAGGTCGCTCATCCCCACTGAGGTCGGGGAAAAACTGATCCATCTCGTCCGGCAGACGGCGGAGAAACTGGAAAAACAGAACCAGATCGATCTGTTCGAGGTAAACTTCACCGCGGATATGGAGGACAAGCTCGACCGCGTGGAAGAGGGCGAGGTCGAATGGACGGAGATGCTCGACCGCTTTTATCCCTCGCTTACCGAGTGGATCGCGGAGGCGCGCGGACGCGTCGAACCCGAACGCGTCCGGCCCTATCTCGAGGCGCTGGAGCACGTGTCGCAGTGGAACCCGCCGGTGAAACGCGGGCGCCGCACCTACGACGATGCCCAGACCGTGAAGGACATGCGGGAACGCGTTGAACAGGGCGAGGAGTTCACCGACCGCCAGTTCGAGATGCTGCACCGGATGGCCTGCCGCTATATCGACCAGATTCCGCAGTCCTTCGTCGATCAGCTCGGACTGGAAGCCCCGGAGAAACCCCGCGATGAGACGCGCCGGAAGATCGAACTGCTGTCCGGCGTCGAGTTCGAAGCGCCGCGTGAGGTTGGAAAGCGGACCTTCGACGACGAAAAATTTCACCGCTCGCTCGCGAGCCAGGTGGAGCAGGGCAAAAGGCTGTCCGACCGCCAGATCGCCGCGCTGGACCGGATGCTGCGCAAGTACCGCGACCAAATTCCGGACTGGGAAAAGGAGAAGACGGCGCTCGGACTCGATGAGAAGGAAGAAGGCGCCAACGGCGAGACGGCGCAGCGGATTCTCGATCTGTTTCAGTCCGTGTCCGAGTGGGCCGAGCCGCAGAAACGCGGCAAGCGCACCTTCGACGACCAATCGTTCTACGGGTCACTGCGCGACCATCTCAAGTCGCGCGGCGCGCTGAGCGACCGTCAGCTCGCGGCCCTGAAGAAAATGGCCGCGCGCTACGCCGCTCAGATCCCGGACTACGAACAGAAGCAGCAGGAACTCGATCTTCCGCCCCCGCGCAAGACCCGCACCCCGAAAAAGAAGTAG
- a CDS encoding FmdB family zinc ribbon protein: protein MPIREYRLKPGARGCDQCRQGFERLESIPDEPLKQCPACGAPVIREWSAPKVGLSRSGLDDRAKEKGFTKLRRLGRGEYEKEY from the coding sequence ATGCCGATACGCGAATACAGACTGAAGCCCGGCGCGCGGGGCTGCGATCAGTGTCGGCAGGGGTTTGAGCGCCTGGAGTCGATCCCGGACGAACCGCTGAAGCAGTGCCCCGCCTGCGGCGCGCCGGTGATCCGTGAATGGTCGGCGCCGAAGGTCGGCCTTTCGCGGAGCGGGCTGGACGATCGCGCGAAAGAGAAGGGGTTCACCAAGCTCCGCCGCCTCGGTAGAGGGGAATATGAAAAAGAATACTGA
- a CDS encoding ATP-dependent RecD-like DNA helicase, with the protein MKKNTERRGGSDGDGAISGQVELVTYRNEDNGFSVLKVKVRGHRDLVAVVGTASAVNPGEWLSAEGEWVRDPKFGRQFKAREIRTAAPDTLEGIERYLGSGLIKGIGPEYASRLVKVFGRDVFDVIENASARLERVEGIGTVRRKRIKDAWEEQKVVREIMTFLFSHGVGTSRAYRIYKTYGDRAIETLQRDPYCLARDIRGIGFRTADLIGERLGVKKDSMLRARAGVEYVLSEWTGQGHCACPVEQLVADAERILEIDDDRIRRAIDEGISNERLMREPGPLDSDLIFLPPLYHAERHIARRFRALMSTGHPMPPIDVAKAIEWVEKKLKLTLSDSQREALGITASSAVSVLTGGPGVGKTTLVRALVRIFTAKRLRVVLCAPTGRAAKRLSESGGLEARTLHRLMEFDPGSGRFRHGRDAPLEGDVFIVDESSMLDAVLAAQFTDALPDRAAVIWVGDKDQLPSVGPGSFLRDVIRSNVIPVAGLTTVFRQAAQSGIVTNAHRINEGAAPDFPGDSGDGDCFFIQAEEPEKGADLIRKLVRESVPRRFRLDPVRDIQVLAPMMRGELGVRHLNDVLQSALNPKGEEVERFGTVFRVGDRVMQTENDYDKNVFNGDIGWIRSIDAEERELTVEFDGRRVKYEWQELDELQLSYAVTIHKSQGSEYPCVIIPVHTQHYVMLQRNLIYTALTRARTLAIFVGTRKALGIAVKRAEARERITMLRQRLQDELRP; encoded by the coding sequence ATGAAAAAGAATACTGAGCGGCGCGGCGGATCGGACGGGGACGGCGCGATCAGCGGGCAGGTGGAACTCGTCACCTATCGTAACGAGGACAACGGGTTCAGCGTCCTCAAGGTCAAAGTCCGCGGCCACAGAGACCTCGTCGCCGTCGTCGGCACCGCCTCCGCCGTGAATCCGGGCGAATGGCTCTCCGCCGAGGGCGAGTGGGTGCGCGATCCTAAGTTCGGGCGCCAGTTCAAGGCCCGGGAGATCCGCACCGCCGCCCCGGACACGCTCGAGGGTATCGAACGCTACCTCGGTTCCGGTCTCATCAAGGGGATCGGACCCGAGTACGCGAGCCGGCTGGTGAAGGTCTTCGGACGCGACGTGTTCGATGTGATCGAAAACGCCTCGGCGCGCCTCGAACGGGTCGAAGGCATCGGGACCGTCCGGCGCAAACGGATCAAAGACGCCTGGGAGGAGCAGAAGGTCGTGCGTGAGATCATGACCTTCCTCTTCAGTCACGGGGTGGGGACCAGCCGGGCCTACCGGATCTATAAAACTTACGGCGACCGGGCCATCGAGACCCTGCAGCGCGATCCCTACTGCCTCGCGCGCGATATCCGCGGGATCGGGTTCCGGACCGCGGATCTGATCGGCGAGCGGCTGGGCGTGAAAAAGGACTCGATGCTCCGCGCGCGCGCCGGTGTGGAATACGTGCTCTCCGAATGGACGGGGCAGGGGCACTGCGCCTGTCCCGTCGAGCAGCTCGTCGCCGACGCCGAACGCATTCTGGAAATCGACGACGACCGCATCCGGCGGGCGATCGACGAAGGCATCTCGAACGAGCGCCTGATGCGCGAACCGGGCCCGCTGGATTCCGACCTTATCTTTCTGCCGCCGCTCTACCATGCCGAGCGCCATATCGCGCGCCGGTTCCGTGCGTTGATGTCCACCGGCCATCCCATGCCCCCGATCGACGTGGCAAAGGCGATTGAATGGGTCGAGAAGAAACTCAAGCTGACGCTCTCGGATTCGCAGCGGGAGGCACTCGGAATCACGGCTTCGTCGGCCGTTTCCGTGCTCACCGGCGGGCCGGGCGTGGGGAAGACGACCCTCGTGCGCGCGCTGGTGAGAATTTTCACGGCCAAACGCCTGCGGGTGGTGCTCTGCGCCCCGACCGGGCGGGCGGCGAAGCGGCTGTCGGAGTCGGGCGGCCTGGAGGCGCGCACGCTGCACCGGCTGATGGAGTTCGATCCCGGAAGCGGCCGGTTCAGGCACGGCCGGGATGCGCCGCTGGAGGGCGATGTCTTTATTGTGGACGAGAGCAGCATGCTCGACGCAGTACTCGCCGCGCAGTTCACCGACGCACTGCCGGACCGGGCGGCGGTGATCTGGGTCGGCGACAAAGACCAGCTGCCCTCGGTAGGGCCGGGGAGCTTTCTGCGAGACGTGATCCGCTCGAACGTGATCCCGGTCGCCGGCCTGACCACGGTGTTCCGCCAGGCCGCGCAGAGCGGGATCGTGACAAACGCGCACCGGATCAACGAAGGCGCGGCGCCCGACTTCCCCGGGGATTCCGGCGACGGCGACTGCTTCTTTATTCAGGCCGAGGAACCGGAGAAGGGCGCGGACCTCATCCGGAAGCTGGTACGCGAATCCGTCCCGCGCCGTTTCCGGCTCGACCCCGTCCGGGATATCCAGGTGCTCGCCCCGATGATGCGCGGCGAGCTGGGCGTGCGCCATCTCAACGACGTGCTTCAGTCCGCCCTGAACCCGAAGGGCGAGGAAGTGGAACGCTTCGGCACGGTCTTTCGCGTCGGCGATCGGGTGATGCAGACGGAAAACGACTACGATAAAAACGTGTTCAACGGCGATATCGGCTGGATCCGGAGCATCGATGCGGAGGAGCGGGAACTGACGGTCGAATTTGATGGCCGCCGGGTGAAGTACGAATGGCAGGAGCTGGACGAGCTGCAGCTCTCTTATGCGGTAACCATTCACAAGAGCCAGGGCAGCGAGTACCCCTGCGTGATCATCCCGGTCCACACGCAGCATTACGTGATGCTGCAGCGCAATCTCATCTATACGGCCCTCACGCGCGCCAGAACGCTGGCGATCTTTGTAGGCACCCGCAAGGCCCTGGGGATCGCGGTCAAACGCGCTGAAGCCCGCGAACGCATCACCATGCTCCGGCAACGGCTGCAGGATGAACTCAGGCCATAG
- a CDS encoding helix-turn-helix domain-containing protein → MVKKLKFKNIALPGHSFYLARMEYYPGTRFVMHTHDFAEITWVESGEGQMTVNGKMLRLKAGDIFFSRPHDVHSVSGAGHSSTLTNFTFPVEAALAIEERYAPDMPRFFGRTDKMPWSTNLDEASCERADQIFQDLAAAPRDRFELDRGLMNLFELAQRPTMKLPLEDAPDWLRCAVFRMGRAEVLSRGLPEFLSYTGRSPEHTSRELKKYTGKTPTEFINDLRIEHAARLLCITSKSVLDIALECGFENQGWFHRCFRKRFEVTPLQYRKKNRAPMA, encoded by the coding sequence ATGGTGAAAAAACTTAAGTTCAAGAATATCGCGCTTCCGGGACACAGCTTCTACCTCGCGCGCATGGAATACTACCCCGGAACGCGGTTTGTGATGCACACCCACGACTTCGCCGAGATCACCTGGGTCGAATCCGGCGAGGGGCAGATGACGGTCAACGGAAAGATGTTGCGGCTGAAGGCGGGGGACATCTTTTTCAGCCGGCCCCACGACGTGCATTCCGTATCGGGCGCGGGCCATTCATCGACCCTGACCAATTTCACCTTCCCGGTCGAGGCGGCGCTGGCGATCGAGGAACGCTATGCACCCGACATGCCGCGTTTTTTCGGGCGGACGGATAAGATGCCCTGGTCGACGAACCTGGACGAGGCGAGTTGTGAACGCGCGGATCAGATTTTCCAGGATCTGGCCGCCGCGCCGCGCGACCGGTTCGAGCTCGATCGCGGACTGATGAATCTCTTCGAACTGGCGCAGCGGCCCACGATGAAACTCCCCCTGGAGGACGCCCCCGACTGGCTGCGTTGCGCGGTCTTCCGCATGGGACGGGCGGAAGTGCTTTCGCGTGGATTGCCCGAGTTCCTGAGCTACACCGGGCGCTCGCCTGAACACACGTCGCGCGAGTTGAAGAAGTATACGGGCAAGACCCCGACCGAATTCATCAACGATCTTCGGATCGAACACGCGGCGCGGCTGCTCTGCATCACGTCCAAAAGCGTACTGGATATCGCGCTGGAATGCGGCTTCGAGAACCAGGGATGGTTCCATCGCTGCTTTCGAAAGCGATTTGAGGTCACGCCCCTGCAATACCGCAAGAAAAACCGGGCGCCTATGGCCTGA
- a CDS encoding uroporphyrinogen decarboxylase family protein, with protein MTSRERLIAALRNEIPDHVPAAPDMWEMIPMRLMNGRPSWEMLLFNDPPVWKGRADAATHFGVDGFFGLHIPAETNTREVIVHQEEQKMITRFLTETDDGRAWSPTATVYHRNEPSAHLVELSILGIPEEPESWTEVRRNYEKFDREYFEDAREYVGETGLVAPMVCLPCLSSRQDEIYRYYDDPAAVREEKRREGEAMLERARELLSWEPDALMLGNSGMMLFNPEPVFRDLVLEWMKKVTAMAKEKNIPTHIHCCGKELDLVRIGAEETDLDSIEPLEIPPMGDCVLKEVKERYGDRLALKGNLHTTEIMLRATREQVADACKQAIDDAAEGGGFILSTGDQTPRDAPDENIRVMQEVAETYGKYE; from the coding sequence ATGACTTCGAGGGAGCGTTTGATCGCGGCGTTGCGCAATGAAATTCCGGACCATGTGCCGGCGGCGCCGGATATGTGGGAGATGATCCCGATGCGCCTGATGAACGGCCGCCCGTCCTGGGAGATGCTGCTCTTCAACGATCCTCCGGTCTGGAAGGGCCGGGCGGATGCGGCGACCCACTTTGGCGTCGACGGGTTTTTCGGGCTCCACATCCCCGCTGAGACGAATACGCGCGAGGTGATCGTCCACCAGGAAGAGCAGAAGATGATCACCCGATTTCTCACGGAAACGGACGACGGACGCGCGTGGAGCCCGACCGCCACCGTCTATCACCGCAACGAGCCTTCCGCCCATCTCGTCGAACTCTCGATCCTGGGTATTCCGGAGGAACCGGAGTCATGGACGGAGGTGCGCCGTAATTACGAAAAGTTCGATCGCGAGTATTTCGAAGACGCGCGCGAGTACGTCGGAGAAACGGGACTGGTCGCGCCAATGGTGTGTCTTCCGTGTCTCTCCTCGCGTCAGGACGAAATCTATCGCTATTACGATGACCCGGCCGCGGTGCGCGAGGAGAAGCGTCGGGAGGGGGAGGCGATGCTCGAACGCGCCCGGGAACTGCTCTCCTGGGAGCCCGATGCGCTGATGCTGGGGAACAGCGGAATGATGCTCTTCAACCCGGAACCCGTCTTTCGGGACCTCGTCCTCGAATGGATGAAGAAGGTAACGGCGATGGCGAAGGAGAAGAACATTCCCACGCACATTCACTGCTGCGGAAAGGAACTCGATCTCGTACGGATCGGCGCCGAAGAGACCGATCTGGATTCGATCGAACCGCTCGAAATTCCGCCGATGGGCGACTGCGTGCTGAAGGAAGTCAAGGAACGGTACGGCGACCGGCTGGCGCTCAAGGGGAATCTTCACACGACGGAAATCATGCTGCGCGCGACGCGCGAACAGGTCGCCGACGCCTGTAAACAGGCGATCGATGATGCCGCGGAAGGCGGCGGATTCATCCTCTCCACCGGCGATCAGACCCCGCGCGATGCCCCGGACGAGAACATCCGCGTCATGCAGGAGGTCGCGGAGACGTACGGGAAATACGAATAG